One Proteinivorax tanatarense DNA segment encodes these proteins:
- a CDS encoding serine hydrolase domain-containing protein yields MGKSFLVFALLLLMVLPVIGCNGEEELDLDEVKEELERYMTQRQMDIARVESFLEKAEPRDVGMDEEKLYNMVHNLHFNDFDVESIVILKDDYEVLEYYRGRYNDYHQKSVTKSITATLMGIAIEEGYIDGVDQKIIDFFPEVEDMEVDANLEKVTIEHLLTMTAGFQWNEHDVPYSLPSNDYTAKCESDNPISYILTKPIEEEPGQNWCYNSGQSHLLSIIIERATGMDTMSFAEEKLFAPLEINSVNVSWRSDKQGYQYGGSRIRMHTKDLAKIGYLYLNDGVYNGKQILSSQWVEEATSIKANTPSYGYQFWIYSYEEYEVITASGSGGQALYIVPELDMVVAINSFLKGSDQVPYSILTTIVDSIE; encoded by the coding sequence ATGGGAAAATCATTTTTGGTATTTGCTTTATTATTACTAATGGTATTACCTGTTATAGGTTGTAATGGGGAAGAGGAGCTAGATTTAGATGAGGTTAAAGAAGAGCTAGAACGGTATATGACACAGCGGCAGATGGACATTGCTAGAGTTGAAAGTTTTTTGGAGAAAGCAGAACCAAGAGATGTTGGTATGGATGAGGAAAAATTATATAATATGGTGCATAATTTACATTTTAACGATTTTGATGTGGAAAGCATTGTGATTCTTAAAGATGACTATGAGGTGTTGGAATATTATAGGGGAAGGTATAATGATTATCACCAAAAATCAGTGACAAAATCTATTACTGCAACGCTTATGGGAATTGCTATTGAGGAGGGTTATATTGATGGGGTGGACCAGAAAATTATAGATTTTTTCCCTGAGGTAGAAGATATGGAGGTCGATGCAAATTTAGAAAAAGTAACCATAGAACATTTACTTACAATGACAGCGGGATTTCAATGGAACGAGCATGATGTGCCTTACAGTTTACCATCAAATGACTATACTGCAAAATGTGAGTCAGATAATCCTATAAGCTACATTCTAACTAAACCCATAGAGGAAGAACCTGGTCAAAATTGGTGCTACAATAGTGGGCAAAGTCACTTGTTATCTATAATTATCGAAAGAGCAACAGGAATGGACACAATGTCCTTTGCAGAAGAAAAGTTGTTTGCTCCCTTAGAAATTAATTCTGTTAATGTATCATGGAGAAGTGATAAACAAGGCTATCAGTATGGAGGGAGCAGAATAAGAATGCACACCAAAGATCTTGCTAAAATAGGCTATCTTTATTTAAATGATGGTGTGTACAACGGCAAACAAATTTTGTCGTCACAATGGGTTGAGGAAGCTACCTCTATCAAAGCAAATACTCCATCTTATGGCTATCAATTTTGGATATATAGTTATGAAGAATATGAAGTTATTACTGCTTCAGGCTCAGGTGGGCAAGCTCTCTATATTGTTCCAGAACTAGATATGGTGGTAGCCATTAATTCTTTTTTAAAAGGTTCAGATCAAGTTCCTTATAGTATTCTAACCACTATAGTAGATTCTATTGAATAG
- a CDS encoding serine hydrolase domain-containing protein, which yields MIRKSFLVFVLLLLMVLPVIGCNGEEELDLDEVKEELEPYMTQRQMDIARVESFLEKAEPRDVGMDEEKLYNMVHNLHFNNPYNVVSMVILKDDYEVLEYYAGRHREFAQNSVTKSITATLMGIAIEEGYIDGVDQKIIDFFPEVEDMEVDANLEKVTIEHLLTMTAGFQWNEHDVPYNLPSNDYTAKCESDNPISYILTKPIEEEPGQNWCYNSGQSHLLSIIIERATGMDTMSFAEEKLFAPLGMNLTNVSWPRDRQGYHFGGHGLRMHTKDLAKIGYLYLNDGMYNGKQILSSQWIEEATSIKANAPRRQYYEDYGYQFWIDSYEEYEVIIAAGSFGQSLYIVPELDMVVAINSFLKSSDQAPYSILTTIVDSIE from the coding sequence ATGATCCGAAAATCATTTTTGGTATTTGTTTTATTATTACTAATGGTATTACCTGTTATAGGTTGTAATGGGGAAGAGGAGCTAGATTTAGATGAGGTTAAAGAAGAGCTAGAACCGTATATGACACAGCGGCAGATGGACATTGCTAGAGTTGAAAGTTTTTTGGAGAAAGCAGAACCAAGAGATGTTGGTATGGATGAGGAAAAATTATATAATATGGTGCATAATTTACATTTTAACAATCCTTATAATGTGGTAAGTATGGTAATTCTAAAAGATGATTATGAGGTGTTGGAATATTACGCTGGAAGACATAGAGAGTTCGCTCAAAACTCAGTAACAAAATCTATTACTGCAACCCTTATGGGAATTGCTATTGAGGAGGGCTATATTGATGGGGTGGACCAGAAAATTATAGATTTTTTCCCTGAGGTAGAAGATATGGAGGTCGATGCAAATTTAGAAAAAGTAACCATAGAACATTTACTTACAATGACAGCGGGATTTCAATGGAATGAGCATGATGTGCCTTACAATTTACCATCAAATGACTATACTGCAAAATGTGAGTCAGATAATCCTATAAGCTACATTCTAACTAAACCCATAGAGGAAGAACCTGGTCAAAATTGGTGCTACAATAGTGGGCAAAGTCATTTGTTATCTATAATTATAGAAAGAGCAACAGGAATGGACACAATGTCCTTTGCAGAAGAAAAGTTGTTTGCTCCCTTAGGGATGAACCTTACTAATGTATCATGGCCGCGCGATAGACAAGGATACCACTTTGGTGGGCACGGCCTTAGAATGCACACCAAAGATCTTGCTAAAATAGGCTATCTTTATTTAAATGATGGTATGTACAATGGTAAACAAATTTTGTCGTCACAGTGGATTGAGGAAGCTACATCTATTAAGGCTAACGCTCCACGGCGGCAGTATTATGAGGATTATGGTTATCAATTTTGGATAGATAGTTATGAGGAATATGAAGTTATTATTGCTGCAGGCTCATTTGGGCAATCTCTCTATATTGTTCCAGAACTAGATATGGTGGTAGCCATTAATTCTTTTTTAAAAAGTTCAGATCAAGCTCCTTATAGTATTCTAACCACTATAGTAGATTCTATTGAATAG
- a CDS encoding CPBP family intramembrane glutamic endopeptidase, which yields MVEIWRILCLFFLIIGLLLTIIDIFWETKLLKENIFKRILLIAVGIVALYSIDKRFLYISLEALFYGLIIGTLFMVAHILIAKGIKLKKEQVSIGLVYTQLLMFVIELPAEEFLYRGILLVSLLSLVHPTIAILLTSILFLVVHIKTWNNWFVWSGSLILGVICAISVYFTQSIWTAVIIHVLNNFGFMTLIKKRNIFKEKITHQG from the coding sequence ATGGTAGAAATTTGGAGAATATTATGCCTATTTTTTTTAATTATTGGATTGTTGCTAACGATAATAGATATATTTTGGGAAACTAAGCTATTAAAAGAGAATATATTTAAAAGAATATTATTAATCGCAGTTGGAATAGTAGCGTTATATTCGATAGATAAAAGATTTTTGTATATATCCTTAGAAGCGCTTTTTTATGGTTTGATAATAGGAACTCTTTTCATGGTTGCTCATATTTTAATAGCCAAAGGAATTAAGTTAAAAAAGGAACAAGTGAGTATAGGATTAGTTTATACCCAATTATTAATGTTTGTTATAGAACTGCCAGCAGAAGAGTTTTTATATCGGGGAATTTTACTTGTTTCTCTTTTAAGCTTAGTCCATCCTACAATAGCTATCTTATTAACATCAATACTATTTTTAGTGGTCCACATAAAAACTTGGAATAACTGGTTTGTTTGGAGTGGCTCGCTTATATTAGGAGTAATATGTGCAATAAGTGTATATTTCACACAAAGTATTTGGACTGCAGTTATCATTCATGTTTTAAATAACTTTGGGTTTATGACTTTGATAAAAAAAAGAAACATATTTAAGGAAAAGATTACCCACCAAGGCTAA
- a CDS encoding serine hydrolase domain-containing protein, whose product MIRKSFLVFALLLLMVLPVIGCNGEEEIDLDEVKEELDLDEVKEELEPYMTQRQMDIARVESFLEKAEPRDVGMDEEKLYNMVHNLHFNNPYNVVSMVILKDDYEVLEYYAGRHREFAQNSVTKSITATLMGIAIEEGYIDGVDQKIIDFFPEVEDMEVDANLKKVTIEHLLTMTAGFQWNEHDVPHSLPSNDLTAKTKSDNPIKYILTKPIEEIPGQSWYYNTGQSHLLSIIIERATGMDTMSFAEEKLFAPLGMNLTNVSWPRDRQGYHFGGHGLRMHTQDLAKIGYLYLNDGVYNGKQILSSQWVEEATSIKANTPRPQYYEDYGYQFWIDSYEEYAVISALGGNYEQALFIVPELDMVVAVNSIGGSRIGPYSILTSIIDFVE is encoded by the coding sequence ATGATCCGAAAATCATTTTTGGTATTTGCTTTATTATTACTAATGGTATTACCTGTTATAGGTTGTAATGGGGAAGAGGAGATAGATTTAGATGAAGTTAAAGAAGAGCTAGATTTAGATGAGGTTAAAGAAGAGCTAGAACCGTATATGACACAGCGGCAGATGGACATTGCTAGAGTTGAAAGTTTTTTGGAGAAAGCAGAACCAAGAGATGTTGGTATGGATGAGGAAAAATTATATAATATGGTGCACAATTTACATTTTAACAATCCTTATAATGTGGTAAGTATGGTAATTCTAAAAGATGATTATGAGGTGTTGGAATATTACGCTGGAAGACATAGAGAGTTCGCTCAAAACTCAGTAACAAAATCTATTACTGCAACCCTTATGGGAATTGCTATTGAGGAGGGCTATATTGATGGGGTGGACCAGAAAATTATAGATTTTTTCCCTGAGGTAGAAGATATGGAGGTCGATGCAAATTTAAAAAAAGTAACCATAGAACACTTGCTCACAATGACAGCGGGATTTCAATGGAATGAGCATGATGTGCCTCACAGTTTACCATCAAATGACCTTACTGCAAAAACTAAATCAGACAATCCTATCAAATACATTCTCACTAAACCAATAGAGGAAATACCTGGACAATCTTGGTACTATAACACTGGGCAAAGCCATTTGTTATCTATAATTATAGAAAGAGCAACAGGAATGGACACAATGTCCTTTGCAGAAGAAAAGTTGTTTGCTCCCTTAGGGATGAACCTTACTAATGTATCATGGCCGCGCGATAGACAAGGATACCACTTTGGTGGGCACGGTCTTAGAATGCATACCCAAGATCTTGCTAAAATAGGCTATCTTTATTTAAATGATGGTGTGTACAACGGTAAACAAATTTTGTCGTCACAATGGGTTGAGGAAGCTACCTCTATTAAGGCTAACACTCCACGGCCGCAGTATTATGAGGATTATGGTTATCAATTTTGGATAGATAGTTATGAGGAATATGCAGTTATTTCTGCACTAGGTGGGAATTATGAGCAGGCTCTCTTTATAGTTCCGGAGCTGGACATGGTGGTAGCTGTTAACTCTATAGGTGGCTCAAGGATAGGGCCTTATAGCATTTTAACTTCTATAATAGATTTTGTTGAGTAA
- a CDS encoding ABC transporter ATP-binding protein, whose product MAIFKFVLRYLLRHKMIVLIYLIFSLLYWLVSISFPVLTGIYIDELLDTYSLHTIKVFTQIILIAGAVKILSTFIKKYYLSKVGVKATTELNFEVLRHISELPILHYNNTDKGYLNHRIANDSTVVVNFVLSNLFELIINGLTILVAFYISLNLNVKLTIILVPMIPLYLIIYLLFKSALYNRGFKYRENQNNLFSEMNKYLYNIKFNKTNATFTEAYNKLTSNFTIMYDSFLSYTKLSLSFTNSGSVISVISQIIIFYFGGMEIINGNLTIGEFTIINSFFSMIINSIKYLIGFGQNYQNALVSYKRIKQILEKDPDINEKEIVSNIETIQLNNVTFSYGDKKNIIKNFNYKFKKGKVYCICGENGSGKSTFIDLITGILTNYYSGNIYYNLKEIKKLDMYYTRKKQIGVIAQNPKLVTGTLFENVTYGFSDHKKNIEHMLTKVGLSKSWKLDDCIYENSENISGGERYKIALTRALLKEPQVLLMDEPTAALDSNSVEKFKKLITDIKKRKMIFIITHDQQLFNIADEIININDLTEKVST is encoded by the coding sequence ATGGCTATTTTCAAATTCGTCCTTAGATACTTATTAAGGCATAAAATGATTGTCTTGATTTATTTAATATTTAGTTTGCTTTACTGGCTAGTTTCTATAAGCTTTCCAGTGTTAACAGGGATATATATAGATGAATTATTAGATACATATAGTTTACATACAATAAAAGTTTTTACACAAATAATTTTAATAGCAGGAGCAGTTAAAATTTTGTCTACATTTATAAAAAAATATTACTTATCTAAAGTTGGTGTTAAAGCTACAACTGAATTAAATTTTGAAGTTTTACGTCATATTAGTGAATTACCTATACTCCATTATAATAATACCGATAAAGGGTACTTAAATCATAGAATTGCGAATGATAGCACTGTAGTTGTTAACTTTGTGTTGAGTAATTTATTTGAACTAATAATTAATGGTTTAACAATATTAGTTGCTTTTTATATTTCACTTAATTTAAATGTTAAGCTTACTATAATTTTGGTGCCAATGATACCTCTATATCTAATTATCTATCTATTGTTTAAAAGTGCATTATATAATAGAGGATTTAAATATAGAGAAAATCAAAATAATTTGTTTTCAGAAATGAATAAATACCTGTACAATATTAAGTTTAACAAAACAAATGCAACTTTTACAGAAGCATACAATAAACTTACTTCAAATTTTACTATAATGTATGATTCTTTTTTAAGTTATACTAAACTATCATTATCTTTTACAAATAGCGGCTCTGTTATAAGTGTCATTTCGCAAATAATAATCTTCTATTTTGGGGGTATGGAGATTATAAATGGCAATTTAACAATTGGAGAATTTACCATAATTAATAGTTTTTTTTCAATGATCATAAACAGTATAAAGTATTTGATAGGGTTTGGTCAAAACTATCAAAATGCACTTGTTTCCTATAAACGGATAAAACAAATATTAGAAAAGGATCCTGATATAAATGAAAAAGAAATAGTTTCTAACATTGAAACTATACAACTAAATAACGTAACCTTTAGTTATGGAGATAAAAAGAATATAATAAAAAATTTTAACTATAAATTTAAAAAAGGAAAAGTCTATTGTATTTGCGGTGAAAATGGGTCTGGAAAAAGTACTTTTATTGACTTAATAACTGGAATACTAACAAATTATTATTCAGGAAATATCTATTATAATTTAAAAGAAATTAAAAAACTAGATATGTATTATACACGAAAAAAACAGATTGGTGTTATAGCACAGAATCCTAAACTAGTCACTGGCACGTTATTTGAGAATGTAACTTATGGTTTTTCTGATCATAAAAAAAATATAGAACACATGTTAACTAAGGTAGGTTTAAGTAAATCATGGAAATTGGATGATTGCATTTACGAGAATTCAGAGAATATTTCGGGTGGGGAAAGGTATAAAATTGCATTGACAAGAGCATTACTTAAGGAGCCTCAAGTATTGTTAATGGATGAGCCAACGGCAGCTTTAGATTCTAATAGTGTTGAAAAATTTAAGAAGTTAATAACGGATATAAAAAAACGAAAAATGATTTTTATAATAACACATGATCAGCAATTATTTAATATAGCAGATGAAATTATTAACATAAATGATTTGACTGAAAAAGTAAGCACCTAA
- a CDS encoding SagB/ThcOx family dehydrogenase, whose amino-acid sequence MKREHELALNYHENTKHNKLVDFRNLNKVTFAPQIQYKYYLNNKKVKLSKIEAVDTFSQTVKLRKSTRDYNNYPVSLNEISKLLDLSASLNGIDDSSRVYPSAGKRYPLEMYIAIFNSNDIEKGIYHYDVISHSLTLVKSGCFKEELYHYSLNQELVLNSSMLIVLTAVFDRTLQKYSNRGYRYVLIDAGHIGQSIYLASTYLELGVVSLGGFKDNDINKLLKINESKETSLYLIAIGK is encoded by the coding sequence ATGAAAAGAGAGCATGAACTAGCTTTAAATTATCATGAAAATACAAAACATAATAAATTAGTAGATTTTAGAAACTTAAATAAAGTTACTTTTGCCCCTCAAATTCAATATAAGTATTATCTTAATAATAAAAAAGTTAAGTTATCTAAAATAGAAGCGGTAGATACTTTCTCTCAAACAGTAAAATTAAGAAAAAGCACTAGAGATTATAATAACTATCCGGTAAGCCTAAATGAAATTTCTAAACTACTTGACTTATCGGCTTCTTTAAATGGAATTGACGATAGTAGTAGAGTATACCCATCTGCAGGTAAGCGTTACCCTTTAGAGATGTATATAGCTATATTTAACAGCAATGATATAGAAAAAGGAATTTATCATTATGATGTTATATCACACAGTTTGACTTTGGTTAAGTCAGGTTGCTTTAAAGAAGAACTTTATCATTATTCTTTAAACCAAGAATTAGTTTTAAATAGCTCTATGTTGATTGTTTTAACTGCAGTTTTTGATAGAACCTTGCAGAAGTATTCTAATAGAGGTTATAGGTATGTTTTAATCGATGCTGGACATATAGGACAATCTATATATTTAGCTTCCACTTATCTAGAGCTTGGGGTTGTATCGCTGGGAGGTTTTAAAGATAATGACATAAATAAGCTGTTGAAAATTAACGAGTCCAAAGAAACAAGCTTATACCTAATTGCAATAGGTAAGTAA
- a CDS encoding YcaO-like family protein, with translation MMPYFEEMKLKDTVQRLLSYASNKSGLVNDVVISDKYSDEKYLLGDLPTIYCASTRVKSKFCNITGGGVSRSKEISMIRAVGECLERYSAYRSNKLPLYGTVGEMNLKGKCFSPKDLSQFSEKQFNENFLFDKFESNDNLYWEESIDLTNGSKVYLPAYKVYLNYNRKKEKKFYDHSISTGLAFHLNKDEAILSAIHEKIERDCFSISWFAKRPGKKIKYDIDNPHLNELLSICNDKGLKVHSFDIALDIDTYTVMTIIENNNYKFPIIVTAAAAHLDPVKAVVKSIEEAIQTYYLAVYKIITENNGNEFKLEKEQISDLDEHVCYYLNNDKVRAFNFYFNNNEIINLSELRNKANGTLDEQLKKIIESFKENGLPLLVTNLSSKDFVREGFYVYKVNVPNFMDLNVSYNARYLGNERLNTFLKGSKINDNPHPFP, from the coding sequence ATGATGCCTTATTTTGAAGAAATGAAACTGAAAGATACAGTTCAAAGGTTATTATCTTATGCATCAAATAAAAGTGGACTTGTTAATGATGTAGTGATTAGTGATAAGTATAGTGATGAAAAATATTTATTAGGAGACCTTCCTACAATTTACTGTGCATCCACAAGGGTAAAATCTAAATTTTGTAATATTACTGGAGGGGGGGTCTCACGAAGTAAAGAGATTAGTATGATAAGAGCAGTTGGAGAATGTTTAGAAAGATATTCAGCTTATCGCTCTAATAAATTACCTTTATACGGAACAGTAGGTGAGATGAACTTAAAAGGGAAGTGTTTTTCTCCAAAAGATTTAAGCCAATTTTCAGAGAAGCAATTTAATGAGAATTTTCTTTTTGATAAGTTTGAATCTAATGATAATCTGTATTGGGAAGAAAGTATTGACTTAACGAATGGAAGTAAGGTTTATTTACCAGCGTATAAAGTTTATTTAAATTACAATAGAAAAAAAGAAAAAAAATTTTATGATCATTCCATATCAACAGGTTTAGCATTTCATTTAAACAAGGATGAAGCTATATTATCTGCAATACATGAAAAAATAGAAAGAGATTGCTTTAGCATTTCCTGGTTTGCTAAGCGCCCTGGGAAAAAAATAAAGTATGACATTGATAACCCCCACTTAAATGAACTCCTGTCAATATGCAATGATAAAGGGCTAAAAGTACACTCATTTGATATTGCTTTAGATATAGATACTTATACTGTTATGACAATAATAGAGAATAATAACTATAAATTTCCAATAATTGTTACTGCGGCAGCTGCACACCTAGATCCAGTTAAAGCTGTAGTGAAATCAATTGAAGAAGCTATACAAACCTATTACTTAGCTGTATATAAAATTATAACAGAAAATAATGGTAATGAGTTTAAATTAGAAAAAGAACAGATAAGTGATCTAGATGAACATGTATGCTACTATCTAAATAATGATAAAGTAAGAGCTTTTAATTTTTATTTCAATAATAATGAAATTATAAATTTAAGTGAATTAAGAAATAAAGCCAACGGAACTTTAGATGAGCAGCTTAAAAAAATAATAGAATCCTTTAAAGAGAATGGTTTACCTTTGTTAGTTACTAATTTATCTAGTAAGGATTTTGTAAGAGAAGGTTTTTATGTATATAAGGTAAATGTTCCTAATTTTATGGACTTGAATGTCTCTTATAATGCTAGATATTTAGGAAATGAGCGACTTAATACATTTTTAAAAGGTTCCAAAATAAACGACAACCCTCATCCCTTTCCTTAA
- a CDS encoding helix-turn-helix domain-containing protein, with protein sequence MSYNLEGFGEELKSIRKELGYTQGYISQKLNIHADTLRKIEGGKVIPKIETLDYLSTVLKADISTLFLNFRLDDYSLLNDVMRSLEDKLDKFDYGSISSEIEMLNKLSSMIKNPYYKVLVKQLTLFASGISLSVKHDFKDRQEKYIEALKLTTPEFKLSNHTKFAYSLMEVRILMNIAFVRNDMGYKDEYLSLMEFCLTQVKQRDNLYPIICHNLATSYYRNKMYKEALKYAQIGIEAYKKSRVFDQMHSLYYIKGLAEYRLEDNEYIRSIKMAIYLCEAYGLHYVKKMMTSKCNKFLDSQHDFKNYCLFQVDE encoded by the coding sequence TTGAGTTATAATTTGGAAGGCTTCGGCGAAGAACTTAAATCCATCAGAAAAGAATTGGGCTATACACAAGGCTACATTTCCCAAAAGCTAAATATCCATGCTGATACTTTACGAAAGATAGAAGGTGGTAAGGTTATCCCTAAAATTGAAACCCTAGACTATCTTTCAACTGTCTTGAAAGCTGATATAAGTACTTTGTTTTTAAACTTTAGACTAGATGATTATTCTCTTCTTAATGATGTTATGAGAAGCCTTGAAGATAAGTTGGATAAGTTTGATTACGGAAGCATAAGTAGCGAAATTGAGATGCTAAACAAGCTGTCATCTATGATAAAAAATCCATACTACAAAGTTCTGGTTAAACAACTGACTCTTTTTGCTTCCGGTATATCTTTATCTGTAAAACATGATTTTAAAGATAGACAAGAAAAGTACATAGAAGCTTTAAAATTAACAACTCCTGAATTTAAATTAAGTAACCATACTAAATTCGCGTACTCTTTAATGGAAGTTAGGATTTTGATGAACATTGCTTTTGTTAGAAATGATATGGGTTATAAGGATGAATATCTAAGCTTAATGGAATTTTGCCTAACACAGGTGAAACAAAGAGATAACCTATACCCTATAATCTGTCATAATTTAGCCACCTCATATTATAGAAACAAGATGTATAAAGAAGCGCTAAAGTATGCTCAGATAGGTATAGAAGCTTATAAAAAAAGCCGTGTATTTGACCAAATGCACAGCCTATATTATATAAAAGGGTTGGCTGAATACAGATTAGAGGATAACGAATACATAAGGTCTATTAAAATGGCAATCTATTTGTGCGAGGCTTATGGTTTACATTATGTTAAAAAAATGATGACTTCCAAGTGCAATAAGTTCTTAGATTCTCAGCATGATTTTAAAAACTATTGTTTGTTTCAAGTTGATGAATAA
- a CDS encoding transposase encodes MKKYKQISFANFNQEFDELLKSKQPTLIELFSDFLEVDEIIPASFYDAYYSSLGRNRDYSLSSMISALILQKILSLPHTKTLLNILALSKELRDFCGFDDKLPDPAQFTRFKQNFLPHIEQMFHNLVDDTEALCHDINDDLADILISDTTGFEAFVKENNPKFYETLLTSAKKYAKIENSVNPHSLAASKMPKMASANNEFKLSHLNGHFGYYLKTNVVTNGLGIVRHIDFYDLDLETISPELKDEYDSKTLIPVLENFFKKHPLLKYKYFLGDAGFDSYDNYRYLYCDKNMIPIIPLNQRRKSDLPSSGFTDDGTPTCPHDSSLKMTYDGVAREKGRADRVKFKCPKSKKKE; translated from the coding sequence ATGAAAAAATACAAACAAATTTCTTTTGCTAACTTTAACCAAGAATTTGATGAGCTGTTAAAATCTAAGCAACCTACCTTAATTGAGCTATTTAGCGATTTCTTAGAAGTGGATGAAATCATCCCGGCTTCGTTTTATGATGCTTACTATTCATCGTTAGGTAGAAATAGAGACTATTCTTTGTCGTCTATGATATCTGCTTTAATCTTGCAAAAGATTCTCTCATTACCCCACACTAAAACTCTTCTAAACATTCTAGCTCTTTCCAAAGAGTTAAGAGATTTTTGTGGGTTTGACGATAAGTTGCCTGATCCAGCTCAATTCACTCGTTTTAAACAGAATTTTCTACCACACATTGAGCAGATGTTTCATAATTTAGTGGATGATACTGAGGCTTTATGTCATGATATCAATGATGATCTAGCTGACATCTTAATCTCTGATACCACGGGGTTTGAGGCCTTTGTTAAAGAAAATAACCCTAAGTTTTATGAAACGCTTCTAACCAGTGCAAAAAAGTATGCTAAAATTGAAAACTCTGTTAACCCTCATTCTCTTGCCGCAAGTAAGATGCCTAAAATGGCGTCTGCTAATAACGAGTTTAAGCTATCTCATTTAAACGGACACTTTGGCTATTATCTTAAAACAAACGTTGTTACTAACGGGCTTGGCATTGTTAGACATATAGATTTTTATGATTTAGACTTAGAAACCATTTCTCCTGAATTAAAAGATGAGTATGATTCTAAAACTCTTATTCCCGTTTTAGAAAACTTTTTCAAAAAGCACCCTCTTTTAAAGTACAAGTACTTTCTTGGAGATGCTGGTTTTGACTCTTACGATAATTATCGCTATCTTTATTGCGATAAGAATATGATCCCAATTATTCCTTTAAACCAAAGGCGTAAATCTGACTTGCCATCTTCAGGCTTTACAGATGATGGCACCCCTACATGCCCTCACGATAGTTCATTAAAAATGACTTATGATGGTGTTGCCAGAGAAAAAGGAAGGGCTGATAGGGTTAAATTTAAGTGTCCTAAATCTAAAAAAAAAGAGTAA